The sequence below is a genomic window from Zygosaccharomyces rouxii strain CBS732 chromosome D complete sequence.
TATACGCCTATGGATGTTGAAAAGTCACTACTCACTGAAGTTCACTACAGCCAGATTGAGGACGAACTGGAGGCAGCTTTCAGCACGGGTAAGAAGCGCGTACGTACAAGAGGTGATAAGGATAATGCTAAAGTTGTTGAATCAAGTTCTTTTTATGATGTTAAAAGGTTGAAAAACGATTATTCTACAAATCCTATAAAGCAAGATATGGGCCGTATAACAGGGATTGCTGATTACGTGGTCATGTCAAACAATTATCATTTATCAACGGGAATTATCACCCATAAATTAATTCAATCCATTGGTCAAACGTATTTGTACCTCAAGTTACAACGTGAAGAAATGGCCTTTTATGATAACCTGAATGATATTCAAGAAAGACGTAAAAAACTCTaccaagatgaagaggctgccattgaaaagaaattcaaagatgtaAATTCACgtcatttggaaaatttaaattcttcagcGGCATTAGAATCTTCCAATCAAGTCAAGATGGATACCATTGGGATGAAGGAGAAAGCATTGGAAGAGTTGCTACAAATATTAGATGGCGATCGAGATAAATATAAAAATATGAAAGAGTTGTTTCTGGAACGTAGAGATCTAGAgaatgaaatttccaaGGAGGAAAGGTTATCTAGTTCCAAAGAAATGGAAAGAGAATATAtggagaaagaaattgatagGGCCACTAAGGCCATACAAGATATGGAAACAGAAATGAAAGCCAAAACTTTAGAGGCAGAAGAATTGCAAAGGAAAATGCTGCAAGCCGCTGACAGCACTAACCATCAGAGAGATGAAGTTTTGGAAAGGATAACGAACCTTAGATCACAAATTGGTTCAGAGAAACTCAACCATGAGGAGTTAGGAGTAAAAGTTGGCGTAGTTACGGAGAAGTTAAATAAGATGCAAACGTCCAGAGTGCGATTGGCTAATAGTAAAAGCGGCACGGGCAGACGCATGAAATGAAGATAAAATTAATACCTATTATGAAAAGAGATTTTGCATATGTGTACATAGAGAAAACTGCCATTTTAATTTAGTTTTTAATATTAAGACTGTATGATTGTTAATTTTGCATTGTCCATAGTTTGACAGATCTATCCCATCCACAACTCACTACTGATGATGCATTTTCGGATATATCAACACAAAGTATCTTATCCATATGACCTTGTAAAGTCGTCAATTGGGCCCAGTTGTAAGCACCATATAAATTGATCGACTTGTCGTAGCCGCTAGACACTAGacaatttccatttttctCGAATGCGACTTTGGTAACAATACTCTTGTGAGCCAATATTGTTTGGTATTCTTCAGGTTTTCTTAAATCCCAAATTCTTATAGTACCATCACCACTACCTGTGGCCACTTGATATCCATTGGGGGACCAATCTAAGCTATAAATTGGTTTAGTGTGTCCTGATAACGACATTGCACGTTTACCGGACCTTATATCCCACACAAGTCCTTTACAATCGATTCCTCCACTACAGACCAGCGAACCATCGCATTGAAACCCTAATGAGTACAATTCTTTACCGTGTCCCTCTTGCAGAAGTAATTCCTCTTGTGTCTCTACATCCCAAAGTCTCCAGGTCATATCGAAAGATGCGCTAGCAATAAATCTTCCGCTAGGATGGAACTTGGAGTCAGTAACCCTATTTTCGTGACCATTCAACGTTGCCATTTCTTCTAATGTATTAGATTTATAGCCAAATAGTTTTACACTCccttcttcaccacctgCAGTGATTAAATCACCAGTGGGACTCCAATGGATCCCACCAATCTTACCCATGTGGATTTGAGGTTTATTTTGCAATATCTCTAATGTCTGACTATTGAGAATTGTTAAATCACCTGCCCAGCTTGCCGCTGCCACAAGAGAACCATTGGGAGACAAGGATACCTGTGAGACTGGTCTAGTTGATACCACTTGAGATCCCATAAGTTCAATATTCTTCGTTTTCATGGCAAAATGTCGCCTTTTCTTAATCTCTTGGGTCATATCAAACTCCTGAAACCTCTGTGACTCCTTCATTAATCTTTCCCTGGCCTTATTCAATGAATATCGTATCAGAAATTTCCTAGAATCAATCAGTGATCCGCTAGCCGGTGTATAAAAatcctcctcctcttcttcttcaacttcatcttcttcatccatgTTCTGTTCATCAGTGCCGTCCTTATAGTAAATGGATGCTTCAAAGATGTCCCTATAGTGCTTATTCTTGAATATCAACTCGGCTAATCTCTCTCTTCTTGAGAAAGCATCTTCACCAGCTAGGGATTCTGGCTCTTTCAACAATATTAGAGAACCTTTGACGTCTTCGTCGATCGTAGGTACTAGTCTTAGCCCTTCATGTCTCTGGAAGCCTAgccatttcaaatcttcagcAAATCCATTATCTGCACCCTTCCCTTGCAAATCTTCAGAGTCAGTATTACTCTTGGCTGCCATAAGCTTTATTTGTACATTTATGTGCTTGTAGTATTAAGTTCATCACCTCGATCTTTTCCTTTAAGCTACAACAGTACAAGtaagagaattggaaatttggAGGTATAGAAACACAGTTAGACCAATTATATGTCGACATTTCTTAGGGATAAACATATTGCATATGTGCAATCGCTGGATAAGCACCATGAGAGTTTTGAGTACTGGCTATCAGAGCACCTTAGGCTCAACGGAGTCTACTGGGGTTTAACAGCGTTATGCTTAATGGATGCTAAGgaaattttcaacaagGATGAGATAGTACAATTTGTGATGAAGTGTTATTGTAAATCCACTGGTGGTTTTGGACCTTTCCCCCGTCATGAAGCTCATATCCATGCTACTCTCTCAGGAATTCAAGTACTGGCTACTTACGATGCTCTTGACGTATTATCAACAGAACAAGTGGAGCAAACTGTGCAATTCATTAGAGGGAACCAGTTGAGTGATGGGTCGTTTCAAGGTGACAGATTTGGTGAAGTGGATACTAGATTTGTCTATACAAGTTTAAGTGCGTTATCGATCCTGGGTAAGTTGACCCCAGAAGTGGTAGATCCCGCTGTTGAATTTATTATGAGATGTTACAATTTTGATGGAGGATTTGGGCTTTGTCCAGGAGCTGAAAGCCACTCTGCTCAATGCTTTGTATGTCTTGGTGCTCTTGCCATTGTTGGTAGATTAAACGAATTGAGcgaagatcaattggaaaagacAGGTTGGTGGCTCTGCGAAAGACAGGTACCTGAAGGTGGGTTAAACGGTAGGCCCAGTAAATTGCCTGATGTTTGCTATAGCTGGTGGGTTCTATCCTCTTTGGCCATCATTGGCAGATTGGAATGGATAGACTATGAGAAATTACGGGAATTTATCTTAAAGAGTCAGGACTCCAAAAAAGGTGGAATCAGTGATAGACCTGATAACGAAGTAGATGTTTTCCATACGCTTTTTGGTATAGCAGGTTTGAGTCTGATGGGCTTCGAAAATctgatttcaattgatcctGTCTATTGCATGCCCTACTATGTCACCAAGAAATTTAAGAAATATCCATATTAAAATATTACATATTAGTTTATTAGTTCTAACCTTTGGTATTGTATTATATTAGAAGAATGCTAGAAGaatacttcttcttgtGAGACTTTCTTGGAGGATGGTGTATAATCCATATACTTTGCACGCCTACCGCTGATGAATTTACCTGGATTAATAGCTTTACAACCGTTATAGGTCACATCGAATGGAGAGGCAGTGGTATCATCTAGGATCAAAGTGGAAGGAATTGGATGCATGGTCAATGCGTGGTCTAAATCCCAAACGACTGGACGCACATTGGTTGTAAAGGGACTCAAATGACCTTGGTCTAAAAGTGTTTTAACTAGTTTTCTCGATTCTTTGACTTTAGCAGGCAGTTGATCTGTACTTTTAAACAATTCGTGGATTGAAGTAGCATCAGCTTCTTTTCTCCTTTGCATTTGTTGTTGGAACtctatcaattcttgttctttggATTCTTCTACTGTTGGAAATTCTACACTGTGCCTTCTCAACCTTTGAGAGATGTCGTCTCTTGCAATGACTATCTCTTGAGATATGTATGCAATTCTCGTTGGATTTGACGCCCAGATGATATTTTTGCAGACCTTATCCATCTTTTGAGTGAATGATGACGGTATCGATCTTTGAGGCCATGAATATGCAGCCCCCAAGGAAATCATCGATTTCCAGGGATCGTTTACACCTGGAACGAAGACCAAAGTAGAATTCTCCACGATGTTTTCGAAACGAGCTAAGAGTGTTGCTAAAGTATCGAAgttgttcttgtaatgAGTGCTTAAACTAGTAGTCTTGCTGCTTAATGAAGCGTGAACTGGGGTCGTAGAGAAAGAGCCCTGGAAAACTATTACAGTTGGTGGATTTTCATCGAGTATGGTAAGAACTTTGCGGAGGGCCTCCATTGTGGACAATTGATCTAAAAACATATCACCACCTAGGATAACGAATTTATGATCTACCAGCTCTTTTTCCAGAAGGTGTAATCTAATCTTTAGATCCTTATCTAGTCGAGGTACCAAGCTTGAGTTTGAAGGGCTGTGAAGTCCCAGCATATCTAAGTTACCAATGGCGTTTAAGGTGAAATCTCTTCTTTCACCAGGTGGATGCGTGATAGAGGCAACGTGGAATTTGTTACCTGCTGTGAAGTAAATACCTTCTGCTAAGACAAAACAGCCGCTCACATAGTAAGACCCACTTGTGGGCAAAGTCTGTGAAATATCTATCTCTATCGACCCTGAAGGGTCTTCAAGGCACCAATTACCCTTAGCGTTGGTTCTTAACAGCCCTAACAATAAGAAATTTTGACCATCACGCCCAATCAAGTTTTTGATCTGCGTAATAACCATATTGTtagaatttgatgatttcccattttgtaattcctGTTGTAACCCAACCATCGACGACAGCGGGTTTAAAGTATCAACGTTTTGGAAATTCTCATTTCTCATAACTCTATCTCTGACCAGGTAATATCTTGTAGAGAAAAGTGTTGCATAGTCCTTGATTTCCGGTaatttaaattcattgTTAAGTGGTTTCGACTTCCGGGCACTTGGGATAAACTGCATCTTGACGGGATCGTAGTTAAATCTAGGTTGTTCATTGGCgttaacaattttaaaatattctttCCAGTCCAAATGatcttcatcgtcgtcTGTTGCGTCTTGATCCATTTGTTCAGGCTCAGGTGTCCCTGTAGCAGGTGGTTGTGGAGGTGATGAACTTCCATCCCTTTCTTGATTCTGAGGTTTTAAAAACTGGTCAATCGGTACATTTTTAACTGCAGGTCGTTgctgtggttgttgttgaacCTCTTCTCTGTTGGTCTTTTGTCTCTCTTtgatttcattgataaCTTCCAATACACCTTGTCTATCGACGAATAATCCTCTTTCCTGTTGTCTCCAAACGCTAGCAAAACTCTCCAAGAATTGGACAGATTCGCTGCTTTTTTTCCAATCCATTCCAAAGGTATTACCAACGAATTCTGCCAACGCTGCCAATCCATCAG
It includes:
- the HDA3 gene encoding Hda3p (similar to uniprot|Q06623 Saccharomyces cerevisiae YPR179C), with amino-acid sequence MDLLKILDTKPVPAIVDARILSASDNTSGDYWLPTTMCLYQKELTDQIVSLHYSDILRYFETKNYKDDVVLHSMETLCLNSGYVATHPYLLIDHHLPKSLITKDIPGHLAETSGKFTVLRDLINLVQEYETNTAIACRPGRTMDLLEALLLANKVNIKRYDGHSIKSKQKFKNFSCTCHLFPSEGLDLVNYPLEVANQFDMLICLDTSVDTNDPNIQTVLQHARDRNSEESRAPIVRLIAINSVDHCELYFEKLHDRKSREFLESVTAAVVVLRDRVGTLPPDLRPIYAQNVRYLMDWLEDPSIPWPLPDLYAIKKYTPMDVEKSLLTEVHYSQIEDELEAAFSTGKKRVRTRGDKDNAKVVESSSFYDVKRLKNDYSTNPIKQDMGRITGIADYVVMSNNYHLSTGIITHKLIQSIGQTYLYLKLQREEMAFYDNLNDIQERRKKLYQDEEAAIEKKFKDVNSRHLENLNSSAALESSNQVKMDTIGMKEKALEELLQILDGDRDKYKNMKELFLERRDLENEISKEERLSSSKEMEREYMEKEIDRATKAIQDMETEMKAKTLEAEELQRKMLQAADSTNHQRDEVLERITNLRSQIGSEKLNHEELGVKVGVVTEKLNKMQTSRVRLANSKSGTGRRMK
- the PRP4 gene encoding U4/U6-U5 snRNP complex subunit PRP4 (similar to uniprot|P20053 Saccharomyces cerevisiae YPR178W PRP4 Splicing factor component of the U4/U6-U5 snRNP complex), producing the protein MAAKSNTDSEDLQGKGADNGFAEDLKWLGFQRHEGLRLVPTIDEDVKGSLILLKEPESLAGEDAFSRRERLAELIFKNKHYRDIFEASIYYKDGTDEQNMDEEDEVEEEEEEDFYTPASGSLIDSRKFLIRYSLNKARERLMKESQRFQEFDMTQEIKKRRHFAMKTKNIELMGSQVVSTRPVSQVSLSPNGSLVAAASWAGDLTILNSQTLEILQNKPQIHMGKIGGIHWSPTGDLITAGGEEGSVKLFGYKSNTLEEMATLNGHENRVTDSKFHPSGRFIASASFDMTWRLWDVETQEELLLQEGHGKELYSLGFQCDGSLVCSGGIDCKGLVWDIRSGKRAMSLSGHTKPIYSLDWSPNGYQVATGSGDGTIRIWDLRKPEEYQTILAHKSIVTKVAFEKNGNCLVSSGYDKSINLYGAYNWAQLTTLQGHMDKILCVDISENASSVVSCGWDRSVKLWTMQN
- the BET2 gene encoding Rab geranylgeranyltransferase BET2 (highly similar to uniprot|P20133 Saccharomyces cerevisiae YPR176C BET2 Beta subunit of Type II geranylgeranyltransferase required for vesicular transport between the endoplasmic reticulum and the Golgi provides a membrane attachment moiety to Rab-like proteins Ypt1p and Sec4p), which produces MSTFLRDKHIAYVQSLDKHHESFEYWLSEHLRLNGVYWGLTALCLMDAKEIFNKDEIVQFVMKCYCKSTGGFGPFPRHEAHIHATLSGIQVLATYDALDVLSTEQVEQTVQFIRGNQLSDGSFQGDRFGEVDTRFVYTSLSALSILGKLTPEVVDPAVEFIMRCYNFDGGFGLCPGAESHSAQCFVCLGALAIVGRLNELSEDQLEKTGWWLCERQVPEGGLNGRPSKLPDVCYSWWVLSSLAIIGRLEWIDYEKLREFILKSQDSKKGGISDRPDNEVDVFHTLFGIAGLSLMGFENLISIDPVYCMPYYVTKKFKKYPY
- the DPB2 gene encoding DNA polymerase epsilon noncatalytic subunit (similar to uniprot|P24482 Saccharomyces cerevisiae YPR175W DPB2 Second largest subunit of DNA polymerase II (DNA polymerase epsilon) required for normal yeast chromosomal replication expression peaks at the G1/S phase boundary potential Cdc28p substrate), translated to MLASGNVLPVKISPPLLRPMAYRVLSKKYGLNLKSDGLAALAEFVGNTFGMDWKKSSESVQFLESFASVWRQQERGLFVDRQGVLEVINEIKERQKTNREEVQQQPQQRPAVKNVPIDQFLKPQNQERDGSSSPPQPPATGTPEPEQMDQDATDDDEDHLDWKEYFKIVNANEQPRFNYDPVKMQFIPSARKSKPLNNEFKLPEIKDYATLFSTRYYLVRDRVMRNENFQNVDTLNPLSSMVGLQQELQNGKSSNSNNMVITQIKNLIGRDGQNFLLLGLLRTNAKGNWCLEDPSGSIEIDISQTLPTSGSYYVSGCFVLAEGIYFTAGNKFHVASITHPPGERRDFTLNAIGNLDMLGLHSPSNSSLVPRLDKDLKIRLHLLEKELVDHKFVILGGDMFLDQLSTMEALRKVLTILDENPPTVIVFQGSFSTTPVHASLSSKTTSLSTHYKNNFDTLATLLARFENIVENSTLVFVPGVNDPWKSMISLGAAYSWPQRSIPSSFTQKMDKVCKNIIWASNPTRIAYISQEIVIARDDISQRLRRHSVEFPTVEESKEQELIEFQQQMQRRKEADATSIHELFKSTDQLPAKVKESRKLVKTLLDQGHLSPFTTNVRPVVWDLDHALTMHPIPSTLILDDTTASPFDVTYNGCKAINPGKFISGRRAKYMDYTPSSKKVSQEEVFF